A section of the Stenotrophomonas sp. 364 genome encodes:
- a CDS encoding 20S proteasome subunit A/B, giving the protein MTYCVGIEVDEGLVFAADTRTNASLDDVRVHRKLHEFEFPGQAAFVIMAAGNLATTQLLISRLRRDVEEQRAENLRAYRHLFEVAEYVGRILVDSQVKSSTPEHGHDGVNTQATLILGGQVGGEQPGMYMIYPLGNAIAASPETPFLQIGESKYGKPILDRIIRPQTRLEDAARTAIVSLDSTIRSNLSVGLPVDLVLVRTGDLRISQRMRLAGDSPLYAEIHGSWSHKLEQAVASLPGFPWEAG; this is encoded by the coding sequence ATGACCTATTGCGTCGGCATCGAGGTGGACGAAGGCCTGGTCTTCGCCGCCGACACCCGTACCAACGCGTCGCTGGACGACGTGCGGGTGCATCGCAAGCTGCACGAATTCGAGTTCCCGGGCCAGGCCGCCTTCGTGATCATGGCCGCCGGCAACCTGGCCACCACCCAGTTGCTGATCTCGCGACTGCGGCGCGACGTGGAGGAACAGCGCGCGGAGAACCTGCGCGCCTACCGGCACCTGTTCGAGGTGGCCGAGTACGTGGGCCGCATCCTGGTCGACAGCCAGGTCAAATCCAGCACGCCCGAGCACGGCCACGACGGCGTCAACACCCAGGCCACGCTGATCCTCGGCGGCCAGGTGGGCGGCGAGCAGCCGGGCATGTACATGATCTACCCGCTGGGCAATGCCATCGCTGCCTCGCCGGAAACCCCGTTCCTGCAGATCGGCGAATCCAAGTACGGCAAGCCGATCCTGGACCGCATCATCCGCCCGCAGACGCGGCTGGAAGACGCGGCGCGCACCGCGATCGTGTCGCTGGATTCCACCATCCGCTCCAACCTATCGGTCGGCCTGCCGGTGGACCTGGTGTTGGTCCGCACCGGCGACCTGCGCATCAGCCAGCGCATGCGCCTGGCCGGCGATTCGCCGCTGTACGCCGAAATCCACGGGAGTTGGTCGCACAAGCTGGAACAGGCCGTGGCCAGCCTGCCGGGGTTTCCGTGGGAAGCGGGATGA
- a CDS encoding response regulator, producing the protein MTALRTILLAEDSPADAEMAVDALKEARLANPIVHVEDGVEAMDYLLRRGAYANREEGLPAVLLLDIKMPRMDGLEVLKEIRNTDELKRLPVVILSSSREESDLARSWDMGVNAYVVKPVDVDQFFGAVQTLGKFWAVINQAPEVE; encoded by the coding sequence ATGACCGCTCTCCGCACCATCCTCCTCGCCGAGGACAGCCCTGCCGACGCCGAGATGGCCGTCGATGCCCTGAAAGAGGCCCGTCTGGCCAATCCCATCGTGCACGTCGAAGACGGCGTGGAAGCGATGGACTACCTGTTGCGCCGCGGCGCCTACGCCAACCGCGAGGAAGGCCTGCCGGCGGTGCTGCTGCTGGACATCAAGATGCCGCGCATGGACGGCCTGGAAGTCCTCAAGGAAATCCGCAACACCGACGAGCTCAAGCGCCTGCCGGTGGTGATCCTGTCGTCCTCGCGCGAAGAAAGCGACCTGGCCCGCAGCTGGGACATGGGCGTGAACGCCTACGTGGTCAAGCCGGTGGACGTGGACCAGTTCTTCGGTGCCGTGCAGACCCTGGGCAAGTTCTGGGCCGTCATCAACCAGGCGCCGGAAGTCGAATAA
- a CDS encoding VanZ family protein: MTTTGMLKPLRWPRFWLALWWLAIAATIAVCLVRLPPMALPDNSDKVEHFLAYFLLAGSAVQIYRTRAALVWAGVGLVGMGIGIEFAQGALTATRMADPMDVLANSIGVVAGLCLTFTPLRDLLVRLRG; encoded by the coding sequence ATGACCACGACAGGGATGTTGAAGCCGCTGCGATGGCCGCGGTTCTGGCTGGCGCTGTGGTGGTTGGCCATCGCCGCCACCATCGCCGTGTGCCTGGTCCGGCTGCCGCCGATGGCGCTGCCGGACAACAGCGACAAGGTGGAACACTTCCTGGCCTACTTCCTGCTGGCCGGCTCGGCGGTGCAGATCTACCGCACGCGCGCCGCGCTGGTGTGGGCGGGCGTGGGCCTGGTCGGTATGGGCATCGGCATCGAGTTCGCCCAAGGCGCCCTGACCGCCACCCGCATGGCCGACCCCATGGACGTGCTGGCCAACAGCATCGGCGTTGTCGCCGGCCTGTGCCTCACCTTCACCCCGTTGCGCGACCTGTTGGTGCGTTTGCGCGGGTGA
- the folK gene encoding 2-amino-4-hydroxy-6-hydroxymethyldihydropteridine diphosphokinase: MTTVLLSLGSNLQPQQHLHAAVEALRARFGAIAVSPAYRTAAVGFDGPDFLNNAVAIQTDLPLDALDAWLHALEDAHGRDRSGPRFSDRTLDLDVVFYGDLIVEGPGHLRIPRPELKHAFVLKPLADIAPTFIDPVSGLDLATLWRAHRQFGETFETMDLLPG, encoded by the coding sequence ATGACCACTGTGCTCCTGAGCCTGGGCAGCAACCTGCAGCCGCAACAGCACCTTCACGCCGCGGTGGAGGCCCTGCGCGCGCGCTTCGGCGCCATTGCGGTCTCCCCGGCCTACCGCACCGCCGCCGTCGGTTTTGACGGCCCGGATTTCCTCAACAATGCGGTGGCCATCCAGACCGACCTGCCGCTGGACGCGCTGGATGCCTGGCTGCATGCGCTGGAAGACGCGCACGGCCGCGACCGCAGCGGCCCGCGCTTCTCCGACCGTACCCTGGACCTGGACGTGGTGTTCTACGGCGACCTGATCGTGGAGGGCCCCGGCCATCTGCGCATTCCGCGCCCGGAGCTCAAGCACGCCTTCGTGCTGAAGCCGCTGGCCGACATCGCACCGACCTTCATCGACCCGGTCAGCGGCCTGGACCTGGCCACGCTGTGGCGCGCGCACCGCCAGTTTGGCGAGACGTTCGAGACGATGGACCTGCTGCCGGGGTAG
- a CDS encoding ATP-binding protein — protein MPLTGPSLGMLRVLLVEDSPEDAELMCEQMLDAGLEASFERVESARELRDALTRFSPDIVLSDLSMPGFSGNEALRIVRAWHPDVPFIFVSGTMGEENAVAALHQGANDYIIKHQPARLPSAVARAVRESRSTMDRQRVEAELMRAQRLESLSLLAAGLSHDLRNILQPLLIMPDLLKARSDDPQLHHLADIIAECGRRGHEMAESMLSFVRGSRKPSEHICIAHLFEAVELLLRSNLPDKVSLHLDVADEGLGVDANYTELQQVLLNLSLNAIQAMPSGGRLTLRASADAGRQGEEWLRISVSDEGTGMDAETLSHLFNPFFTTKANGTGLGLISCKRIVEGANGTIHVDSTPGVGTRFDLLLPMREVPAEGEAIDAPIAAGAGQTILVVDGEATRLSLLGNALSSQGYHLQLASDGAAALRWMQQEAMPALVIADAGSKLLSASHLLGEMATLGYRGPALVLEEADVTVPLAVFPPIINVHVLRKPLEMQQVFRSVAEALETA, from the coding sequence ATGCCGCTGACTGGCCCCTCCCTGGGTATGTTGCGCGTCCTGCTGGTGGAAGATTCCCCCGAGGACGCCGAACTGATGTGCGAGCAGATGCTCGATGCGGGGCTTGAAGCGAGCTTCGAGCGGGTGGAGAGCGCGCGCGAACTGCGCGATGCCCTGACCCGTTTCTCGCCGGACATCGTGCTGTCGGACCTGAGCATGCCGGGCTTTTCCGGCAACGAGGCCCTGCGGATCGTGCGTGCGTGGCATCCCGATGTGCCGTTCATCTTCGTGTCCGGCACGATGGGCGAGGAAAACGCGGTGGCCGCGCTGCACCAGGGCGCCAACGATTACATCATCAAGCACCAGCCGGCGCGGCTGCCTTCGGCGGTGGCACGCGCGGTGCGCGAGTCACGCAGCACGATGGACCGCCAGCGGGTGGAGGCCGAACTGATGCGCGCGCAGCGGTTGGAAAGCCTGTCGCTGCTGGCGGCCGGGCTCAGCCACGACCTGCGCAACATCCTGCAGCCGCTGCTGATCATGCCGGACCTGCTCAAGGCGCGCAGCGACGACCCGCAGCTGCATCACCTGGCCGACATCATCGCCGAGTGCGGCCGGCGCGGGCACGAGATGGCCGAATCGATGCTGTCGTTCGTGCGCGGGTCGCGCAAGCCGAGCGAGCACATCTGCATCGCGCACCTGTTCGAGGCCGTGGAACTGCTGTTGCGCAGCAACCTGCCCGACAAGGTCAGCCTGCACCTGGACGTGGCCGACGAAGGCCTCGGCGTGGACGCCAATTACACCGAGCTGCAGCAGGTGCTGCTGAATCTGTCATTGAATGCCATCCAGGCAATGCCGAGCGGCGGCCGCCTGACCCTGCGCGCGTCTGCCGACGCGGGCAGGCAGGGGGAAGAGTGGTTGCGCATTTCGGTGAGCGACGAAGGCACCGGCATGGATGCCGAAACCTTGTCGCACCTGTTCAATCCGTTCTTCACCACCAAGGCCAACGGCACCGGCCTGGGCCTGATCTCGTGCAAGCGGATCGTGGAAGGCGCCAACGGCACCATCCACGTGGACAGCACGCCCGGCGTGGGCACGCGCTTCGACCTGCTGCTGCCGATGCGCGAAGTGCCGGCCGAAGGCGAGGCGATCGACGCGCCGATTGCTGCGGGTGCAGGCCAGACCATCCTGGTGGTGGATGGCGAAGCCACGCGGCTGTCGCTGCTGGGCAATGCACTGTCCAGCCAGGGCTACCACCTGCAGTTGGCATCGGACGGCGCCGCGGCGCTGCGCTGGATGCAGCAGGAAGCGATGCCGGCGCTGGTGATTGCCGACGCCGGCTCCAAGCTGCTGTCGGCCAGTCACCTGCTGGGCGAGATGGCCACGCTGGGCTACCGCGGTCCGGCCCTGGTGCTGGAAGAGGCCGATGTCACCGTGCCGCTGGCGGTGTTCCCGCCGATCATCAACGTGCACGTGCTGCGCAAGCCGCTGGAGATGCAGCAGGTGTTCCGCTCGGTCGCCGAGGCGCTGGAGACGGCGTAA
- a CDS encoding pteridine reductase, with product MTDTAPVVLITGSARRIGAAIARQFHACGWSVVLHAHTSTAELQQMAFDLDMLRPGSVLALQADLRDANALPDLVEQTVAQFGRLDALVNNASNFYPTLLGQITAEHWDDLFAVNARAPLLLAQAAAPQLRRHQGCIVNLTDLHGTQPMRDHPVYSAAKAALEMVTRSLALELAPKVRVNAVAPGAILWPEQGKDDYAQQALLLRTPLARTGTVEEIAEAVYWLVTDAPFITGHTLRVDGGRTLS from the coding sequence ATGACCGATACCGCACCCGTCGTGCTGATCACTGGCAGCGCACGCCGGATCGGCGCGGCGATCGCCCGCCAGTTCCATGCCTGTGGCTGGTCGGTGGTGCTGCACGCGCATACCTCCACCGCCGAACTGCAGCAGATGGCCTTCGACCTGGACATGCTGCGCCCGGGCAGCGTGCTGGCGCTGCAGGCCGACCTGCGTGACGCCAACGCCCTGCCCGACCTGGTCGAGCAGACCGTGGCCCAGTTCGGGCGGCTGGACGCGCTGGTCAACAACGCCTCCAACTTCTACCCCACCCTGCTGGGCCAGATCACCGCCGAACACTGGGACGACCTGTTCGCGGTCAATGCGCGCGCGCCCCTGCTGCTGGCCCAGGCTGCGGCTCCGCAGCTGCGCCGGCACCAGGGCTGCATCGTCAACCTGACCGACCTGCACGGCACCCAGCCGATGCGTGACCACCCGGTCTACAGCGCGGCCAAGGCGGCGCTGGAAATGGTGACCCGGTCCCTGGCGCTGGAACTGGCCCCCAAGGTGCGGGTGAACGCGGTGGCGCCCGGCGCGATCCTGTGGCCCGAGCAGGGCAAGGATGACTACGCCCAGCAGGCCCTGTTGCTGCGCACGCCGCTGGCGCGTACCGGCACCGTGGAAGAGATCGCCGAGGCGGTGTACTGGCTGGTGACCGACGCACCGTTCATCACCGGGCATACCCTGCGCGTGGATGGTGGGCGGACGTTGTCCTGA
- a CDS encoding family 20 glycosylhydrolase has translation MHTRTRRTSLSLLSFALALSLAPLAHATDAQAPDGPRARPGALPLIPAPAHVERLEGAPFTMAASTPVWARGEAATRVASQFSTLLRSSGGPTLQVRNGNGKNGVNFVLNTALKTGAEGYQLRSNGDGVTVAAATEAGLFYGAATLSQLFTSSTEGALPALRIDDAPRFSWRGLMLDSARHFQSLDEIKRVLDAMAEQKLNTFHWHLTDDQGWRMEIKRYPKLTAVGSCRIPAGDGGRDPATGAERPYCGFYTQDQIREVIAYAAARHIQVIPEIDVPGHATAAIAAYPELGTLDTPLKPLSEWGVFPNLFNTEESTFTFLENVLEEVIALFPAKYVHVGGDEAVKDQWEASARVQARMREVGATNEMEMQSHLIKRLEKYLEQHDRRLIGWDEILEGGLPPEATVMSWRGTEGGLKAASEGHDVVMSPVTDMYMDYLQTTSDNEPPGRPLVTSLARVYGFEPVPDALAKDKQQHILGLQANMFTEHTRTYARLQHNLFPRLAAVAETGWSPRERRDYADFLARLPSQLQRWQAMGIAYAQTPFQVEQDSRDDRKAGTATLALSTPLGYEIHYSVDGSPVTAQSPRYTAPLTQPLPITLQAATFFNGKALANAASRFNITATSLLTRNDQQLAMCPGEGKLLLRLEDDGPADGERAIFNVNIFNPCWLWQQADVDGIARLRVRAGQIPYYFQLAHDEPARKFSPARSAHGEMDVLNGTCDGKPLVSVPLPATPGADGFITLDAALPRSLKGTQDLCVRFTGDTRPTMWVVDEVTLQPR, from the coding sequence ATGCACACCCGCACCCGTCGTACCTCGCTGTCGCTGCTGTCTTTCGCACTGGCCCTGTCCCTGGCACCGCTCGCGCACGCCACCGATGCACAGGCGCCCGATGGTCCGCGCGCCCGGCCCGGCGCACTGCCGCTGATCCCCGCACCGGCCCATGTGGAACGCCTTGAGGGCGCGCCCTTCACGATGGCCGCCAGCACCCCGGTGTGGGCGCGCGGTGAAGCAGCCACGCGCGTGGCCAGCCAGTTCAGCACGCTGTTGCGCAGCAGCGGCGGCCCCACCCTGCAGGTCAGGAACGGGAACGGCAAGAACGGCGTCAACTTCGTACTGAACACCGCGTTGAAGACCGGTGCGGAGGGATACCAGCTGCGCTCCAACGGCGATGGCGTGACCGTGGCCGCGGCGACCGAAGCGGGCTTGTTCTACGGTGCGGCGACGTTGTCGCAACTGTTCACCAGCAGCACCGAAGGCGCCCTGCCGGCACTGCGCATCGACGATGCCCCACGTTTCAGCTGGCGCGGCCTGATGCTTGATTCGGCCCGCCACTTCCAGAGCCTGGACGAGATCAAGCGCGTGCTCGACGCGATGGCCGAACAGAAGCTCAACACCTTCCATTGGCATCTCACCGATGACCAGGGCTGGCGCATGGAAATCAAGCGCTACCCGAAGCTGACCGCGGTGGGCAGCTGCCGCATCCCGGCCGGCGATGGTGGCCGCGATCCTGCCACCGGTGCCGAGCGTCCGTACTGCGGGTTCTACACCCAAGACCAGATCCGCGAAGTAATCGCCTATGCAGCCGCGCGCCATATCCAGGTGATCCCCGAGATCGACGTGCCCGGCCACGCCACCGCAGCGATCGCGGCGTATCCCGAACTGGGCACGCTGGATACGCCGCTGAAGCCACTCAGCGAATGGGGCGTGTTCCCGAACCTGTTCAATACCGAAGAAAGCACGTTCACCTTCCTGGAAAACGTGCTGGAAGAAGTGATTGCGTTGTTCCCGGCCAAGTACGTGCACGTGGGCGGCGACGAGGCGGTCAAGGACCAGTGGGAAGCCTCGGCACGCGTACAGGCGCGCATGCGCGAGGTGGGCGCGACCAATGAAATGGAAATGCAGAGCCACCTGATCAAGCGCCTGGAGAAGTACCTGGAGCAGCACGACCGGCGCCTGATCGGCTGGGACGAAATTCTCGAAGGTGGCCTGCCGCCGGAAGCCACGGTGATGTCGTGGCGTGGCACCGAAGGCGGCCTCAAGGCGGCCAGCGAAGGCCACGACGTAGTGATGTCGCCGGTCACCGACATGTACATGGACTACCTGCAGACCACCTCGGACAACGAGCCGCCGGGGCGCCCGCTGGTCACCTCGCTGGCGCGCGTCTACGGTTTCGAGCCGGTACCCGATGCGCTGGCCAAGGACAAGCAGCAGCACATCCTGGGCCTGCAGGCGAACATGTTCACCGAGCACACGCGCACCTACGCGCGCCTGCAGCACAACCTGTTCCCGCGCCTGGCCGCCGTGGCCGAAACCGGCTGGTCGCCGCGCGAACGCCGTGACTACGCCGACTTCCTGGCACGCCTGCCCAGCCAGCTGCAGCGCTGGCAGGCCATGGGCATCGCGTATGCACAGACCCCGTTCCAGGTGGAGCAGGACAGCCGCGATGACCGCAAAGCCGGCACCGCGACGCTGGCACTGAGCACACCGTTGGGCTACGAGATCCACTACAGCGTGGATGGCAGCCCGGTCACCGCGCAGTCGCCGCGCTACACCGCGCCGCTGACCCAGCCGCTGCCGATCACGCTGCAGGCGGCCACGTTCTTCAACGGCAAGGCCCTGGCCAACGCCGCCAGCCGTTTCAACATCACCGCCACGTCGCTGCTCACCCGCAACGATCAGCAGCTGGCGATGTGTCCGGGCGAAGGCAAGCTGCTGCTGCGGCTGGAAGATGACGGCCCAGCCGACGGCGAGCGCGCCATCTTCAACGTCAACATCTTCAACCCGTGCTGGTTGTGGCAGCAGGCCGACGTGGACGGCATCGCCAGGCTGCGCGTGCGTGCCGGGCAGATCCCGTATTACTTCCAGCTGGCCCACGACGAACCGGCGCGGAAATTCAGCCCGGCGCGCAGCGCGCATGGCGAAATGGACGTGCTCAACGGCACCTGCGACGGCAAGCCGCTGGTCAGCGTGCCGCTGCCGGCCACGCCGGGCGCCGACGGCTTCATCACGCTGGACGCCGCGCTGCCGCGGTCGCTGAAGGGCACCCAGGACCTGTGCGTGCGCTTCACCGGTGACACCCGCCCGACCATGTGGGTGGTGGATGAGGTGACGTTGCAGCCGCGTTGA
- a CDS encoding TonB-dependent receptor: MNHRKSLLSAAIFSCLVFGAQAQETATPTDLDTVSVVGIRASLEKSLDTKRNNVTISEAITAEDIGKFPSTNVAEALSQLPGISLDRRFGQGERVSIDGTDPSLNLSFLDGHPVAQAIWLYGEQPNRGFDYTLLSPLILGRMEVIKSSEARLTEGSLGGTILMHTRQPLDMRANEVAASVGYSYSDQASEGKPNASAIYSWKNDEETFGINVAAQHYEERVDRQGMEVFGYAKASTFTNAPGVDPNADVPNSVNAAWFQQDRKRDSAVVNLQFKPTDELEFNLSGLYIKENFDNYNQSMYSFLTWNPGTVGAVNQLGDVRNGVVNSGHSNASATANSGTVIYDNNVRESEVTTKGLDLRGAWKGESWGISGQAGQSKSENKDLAQYFIEPFYNGGFSWNLDKGITFDNPDAARNPANWGSAGGWFGNNGIFSTQSKDTYAQLDFNVQFDSIFNQLQFGARHGKHEESFDLNVYGGVRPGTLADVGTIGLTDIQGFSDGQGRHVQAGRNNVLNWVKGSPLDYANPDPASYLNNTWALEQTNNAAYAQLNFSNGPVRGNVGVRYVDSKTDGSGFVYGGTPTLTDLDSKWQTQTKKEDFLLPSVNLVYDTANDWVFRFGASKVIAWAPYNQMVNNTFLNDTTLNGSGGNADLSPYESWNYNLSAEYYFAPQSVVAWSLFYKKIDNYIDSSAVIERQYNSIRDTSPATWANVVGTNGCTADGYCDYSIQRPRNAGSGHVKGFNLSFQQPFGESGFGLTANYTYANGENNSGDPLPYQSRNSVAFSPYYEKGPINARLTYNWRDSYLAGGYVAGSAPASVDDYAELGASFGYTFNDNWSLTLDAQNLLNEEYFQYLGDKDHLASRYKSGRRYMATVHFKF, encoded by the coding sequence ATGAACCACCGCAAGAGTCTGCTTTCGGCAGCCATTTTCAGCTGTCTGGTGTTCGGCGCGCAGGCGCAGGAAACCGCTACCCCGACCGACCTGGACACGGTCAGCGTCGTGGGTATCCGCGCCAGCCTGGAAAAGTCGCTGGACACCAAGCGCAACAACGTGACCATTTCCGAGGCGATCACCGCCGAGGACATCGGCAAGTTCCCCAGCACCAACGTGGCCGAAGCGCTGTCGCAGCTGCCGGGCATTTCGCTGGATCGTCGCTTCGGCCAGGGTGAGCGCGTCAGCATCGACGGCACCGATCCCAGCCTGAACCTCTCGTTCCTGGATGGCCATCCGGTCGCGCAGGCGATCTGGCTGTATGGCGAACAGCCCAACCGTGGCTTCGACTACACGCTGCTGTCGCCGCTGATCCTGGGCCGCATGGAAGTGATCAAGTCCTCCGAAGCGCGCCTGACCGAAGGCAGCCTGGGCGGCACCATCCTGATGCACACCCGCCAGCCGCTGGACATGCGCGCCAATGAAGTGGCCGCGTCGGTGGGTTACAGCTACAGCGACCAGGCCAGCGAAGGCAAGCCGAACGCCTCGGCGATCTACAGCTGGAAGAACGACGAAGAAACCTTTGGCATCAACGTGGCCGCGCAGCACTATGAAGAGCGCGTGGACCGCCAGGGCATGGAAGTGTTCGGGTACGCCAAGGCATCCACGTTCACCAATGCACCGGGCGTGGATCCCAACGCCGACGTGCCCAACTCGGTCAACGCCGCATGGTTCCAGCAGGACCGCAAGCGCGACAGCGCCGTGGTCAACCTGCAGTTCAAGCCGACCGACGAACTCGAGTTCAACCTGAGCGGCCTGTACATCAAGGAAAACTTCGACAACTACAACCAGTCGATGTATTCCTTCCTGACCTGGAACCCGGGTACCGTGGGTGCGGTCAACCAGCTCGGCGACGTGCGCAACGGCGTGGTCAACAGCGGCCATTCCAACGCCAGCGCCACCGCCAACAGCGGCACGGTGATCTACGACAACAACGTTCGCGAATCCGAAGTGACCACCAAGGGCCTGGACCTGCGCGGCGCGTGGAAGGGCGAAAGCTGGGGCATCAGCGGCCAGGCCGGCCAGAGCAAGTCCGAGAACAAGGACCTGGCCCAGTACTTCATCGAACCGTTCTACAACGGTGGCTTCAGCTGGAACCTGGACAAGGGCATCACCTTCGACAACCCCGATGCGGCGCGCAACCCGGCCAACTGGGGTTCGGCCGGCGGCTGGTTCGGCAACAACGGCATTTTCTCCACGCAGAGCAAGGACACCTACGCACAGCTGGACTTCAACGTGCAGTTCGACAGCATCTTCAACCAGCTGCAATTCGGCGCGCGCCACGGCAAGCATGAAGAGAGCTTCGACCTGAATGTCTACGGCGGCGTGCGCCCGGGCACCCTGGCCGACGTCGGCACCATCGGCCTGACCGACATCCAGGGCTTCAGCGATGGCCAGGGCCGCCATGTCCAGGCCGGGCGCAACAACGTGCTGAACTGGGTCAAGGGCAGCCCGCTGGATTACGCCAACCCGGATCCGGCCAGCTACCTCAACAACACCTGGGCGCTGGAGCAGACCAACAACGCCGCCTATGCGCAGCTGAACTTCTCCAACGGCCCGGTCCGCGGCAACGTCGGCGTGCGCTATGTCGATTCCAAGACCGACGGCAGCGGGTTCGTCTACGGTGGCACCCCCACCCTGACCGACCTGGACAGCAAGTGGCAGACCCAGACCAAGAAGGAAGATTTCCTGCTGCCCTCGGTCAACCTGGTCTACGACACCGCCAATGACTGGGTGTTCCGCTTCGGCGCCAGCAAGGTCATCGCCTGGGCCCCGTACAACCAGATGGTGAACAACACGTTCCTCAACGACACCACGCTCAACGGCAGCGGTGGCAACGCCGACCTGTCCCCGTACGAGTCGTGGAACTACAACCTGTCGGCCGAGTACTACTTCGCCCCGCAGTCGGTGGTGGCCTGGTCGCTGTTCTACAAGAAGATCGACAACTACATCGACAGCAGCGCGGTCATCGAGCGCCAGTACAACTCGATCCGCGACACCTCGCCGGCCACCTGGGCCAACGTGGTGGGCACCAACGGCTGCACCGCCGACGGCTACTGCGACTACAGCATCCAGCGTCCGCGCAATGCCGGCAGCGGCCACGTGAAGGGCTTCAACCTCAGCTTCCAGCAGCCCTTCGGCGAAAGCGGGTTCGGCCTGACCGCCAACTACACCTACGCCAATGGCGAGAACAACTCCGGCGACCCGCTGCCGTACCAGTCGCGCAACTCGGTCGCGTTCAGCCCGTACTACGAGAAGGGCCCGATCAACGCACGCCTGACCTACAACTGGCGTGACAGCTACCTGGCCGGCGGCTACGTTGCAGGCTCGGCCCCGGCCAGCGTGGACGATTACGCCGAACTGGGCGCCAGCTTCGGGTACACCTTCAACGACAACTGGTCGCTGACCCTGGACGCACAGAACCTGCTGAACGAAGAGTATTTCCAGTACCTTGGCGACAAGGACCACCTGGCCTCGCGCTACAAGAGCGGCCGCCGCTACATGGCCACGGTGCACTTCAAGTTCTGA
- a CDS encoding class I SAM-dependent methyltransferase: protein MHSPLPTPDTDALAHSDQLAAALRAEILANGGAMPFARFMELSLYTPGLGYYSAGASKFGQSGDFTTAPELGPLFAATLANAIAPVMQQLGPQARFMELGGGSGAFAEVLLKRMLELDALPDRYAILEPSADLRERQRERLEKTLVPPLFALVEWLDGPFDDDWDGMVFANEVIDALPTPRFLARDGMVFEETVELDADGAFMRGAQPADAMLSAAVRHIEHYREKPFADGYRSELLPQLPYWIQAVAGGMQRGAMLFVDYGYPRGEYYQDERDDGTVRAFYRHQVHNDLYRWPGLQDLTASVDFTALAEAGTGAGFELAGYCTQANFLLGNGLDALLAKADARTDEFGKVRLRDQVKKLTLPTAMGERFQVMGFQRDVDFEPAFTLGDLTWRL, encoded by the coding sequence ATGCATTCCCCACTGCCGACCCCCGATACCGACGCCCTGGCCCACAGCGATCAGCTGGCCGCGGCACTGCGCGCTGAAATCCTGGCCAATGGCGGTGCCATGCCGTTTGCCCGGTTCATGGAACTGAGCCTGTACACGCCGGGGCTGGGGTACTACAGCGCGGGCGCCAGCAAGTTCGGCCAATCCGGCGACTTCACCACGGCACCCGAACTGGGCCCGTTGTTCGCCGCCACCCTGGCCAACGCGATCGCGCCGGTGATGCAGCAGCTGGGACCGCAGGCGCGTTTCATGGAACTGGGCGGCGGCAGCGGCGCGTTTGCCGAGGTGCTGCTCAAGCGCATGCTCGAACTGGACGCGCTGCCCGACCGCTACGCGATCCTGGAACCCAGCGCTGACCTGCGCGAGCGTCAGCGCGAGCGTCTGGAAAAAACACTGGTGCCGCCGCTGTTCGCACTGGTGGAATGGCTGGACGGCCCGTTCGACGACGACTGGGACGGCATGGTGTTCGCCAACGAGGTGATCGACGCGCTGCCCACCCCGCGTTTCCTGGCCCGTGACGGCATGGTCTTCGAGGAAACCGTGGAGCTGGATGCCGACGGTGCCTTCATGCGCGGCGCGCAGCCGGCCGACGCCATGCTGAGCGCGGCGGTGCGGCATATCGAGCATTACCGCGAGAAGCCGTTCGCCGATGGCTACCGGTCCGAACTGCTGCCGCAGCTGCCGTACTGGATCCAGGCCGTGGCCGGCGGCATGCAGCGCGGCGCGATGTTGTTCGTCGACTACGGCTACCCGCGCGGCGAGTACTACCAGGACGAGCGCGACGACGGCACGGTGCGCGCGTTCTACCGCCACCAGGTGCACAACGACCTGTACCGCTGGCCGGGCCTGCAGGACCTGACCGCCTCGGTGGATTTCACCGCGTTGGCCGAAGCCGGCACCGGTGCGGGCTTCGAACTGGCCGGGTACTGCACGCAGGCCAACTTCCTGCTGGGCAATGGCCTGGATGCGTTGTTGGCCAAGGCCGATGCGCGGACCGATGAATTCGGCAAGGTGCGCCTGCGTGACCAGGTCAAGAAACTCACGCTGCCCACCGCGATGGGGGAGCGCTTCCAGGTGATGGGCTTCCAGCGCGATGTCGATTTCGAGCCTGCCTTCACGCTGGGCGATCTCACCTGGCGGCTCTGA